In the genome of Ctenopharyngodon idella isolate HZGC_01 chromosome 19, HZGC01, whole genome shotgun sequence, one region contains:
- the sostdc1b gene encoding sclerostin domain-containing protein 1b — protein MPLNTCEYQLLFLLCFLMKSCHAFKNDATEEFYGHMVASSHETPNNASLNRARNGGRRTESRDQNEQHQVGCRELRSTKYISDGQCTSLNPVKELVCAGECLPTHLLPNWIGGGHYWSRRDAQEWRCVTDRTRTQRIKLQCQDGSTRTYKITAVTSCTCKKYTRQNNESSHAPQSPSKDHPLQNPRKKKSKNKNLKVNSKNE, from the exons ATGCCCCTGAACACATGCGAATACCAGCTGCTGTTTCTGCTCTGTTTTCTGATGAAAAGCTGTCATGCTTTCAAAAATGATGCCACTGAAGAGTTTTATGGGCACATGGTCGCATCATCTCACGAGACTCCGAACAACGCCTCTTTAAATCGAGCGCGCAACGGAGGAAGACGAACGGAGAGCCGAGACCAAAACG AACAGCACCAGGTCGGTTGCAGGGAACTGAGGTCCACTAAATACATATCTGACGGCCAGTGCACAAGCCTGAATCCCGTGAAGGAGTTAGTGTGTGCCGGAGAATGCCTACCCACCCACTTGCTGCCCAACTGGATCGGTGGAGGTCACTACTGGAGCAGACGGGATGCCCAGGAGTGGCGCTGCGTCACTGATCGCACACGCACCCAGCGCATTAAACTCCAGTGCCAGGATGGCAGCACGCGCACCTACAAGATCACTGCTGTCACATCCTGCACATGCAAAAAATACACACGCCAAAACAACGAGTCCTCTCATGCACCTCAGAGTCCCTCAAAGGATCATCCACTGCAGAACCCcaggaagaaaaaaagcaaaaataaaaacttaaaggTTAATTCTAAAAATGAATAG